In the Diachasmimorpha longicaudata isolate KC_UGA_2023 chromosome 1, iyDiaLong2, whole genome shotgun sequence genome, one interval contains:
- the LOC135163722 gene encoding protein tolkin, whose protein sequence is MRLDSVLFTVVSIFFVERVTCRGLLGNNETIIEVGRKRFTIEELVNGQFPHSITGDLDLDVCKAGGFLGDIALPNVQYETEWRQQKLNKSYLEELEKYRDEVLKEGLQVEEEGLTEILQFKHGQGNEESGQDEFSSLDKPVVVVEDRNQYNMGAEPTKSGVREAKHPEIKDDDIEFRLEETTNSPDKSRLTNFISTAKPGWQPPRIQDSTRIPRTRHSHHSRSELTTKDPTDSLVDRATIDVTSRKRQRRHHRRRLTRRRPHQRRLKSPFPGGAAPQNADSDIVSQHDRRLRDIEFYNEHKSKLETHQRHGATRSAAPSRRRRAATARKERVWDHGVIPYEIDGNFSGAHKALFKQAMRHWENFTCVKFVERVSREHPNYIVFTERPCGCCSFVGKRGNGPQAISIGKNCDKFGIVVHELGHVVGFWHEHTRPDRDRHVQIIRDNIMTGQEYNFNKLTNEEVDSLGLPYDYDSIMHYAKNTFSKGTYLDTILPMENIGKKRPEIGQRIRLSEGDIAQTNLLYKCHKCGRTFQENSGSFGSPTHPNSSPPMDDERCEWRITATHGERIVLNITSLDIFKSDYCKVDYIEIRDGYWYKSPVLGRFCGSGKIHEPIVSTGSRMLVTYVKTSQERGYRGFMANYEAVCGGDVELDGIGHLESPNYPEEYQSSKECVWRLTVPDEYQVALKFQSFEIENHDNCVYDYVEVRDGHNFDSPLIGLYCGYKAPPDLRSTGNKLFVKFVSDGSVQKAGFSATVMKEYDECALTDHGCEHDCINTLGGYECSCKIGYELHSDGKHCEDACGGLFDASNGTITSPSFPETYPGNKNCIWEIVAPPQYRITLNFTHFDLEGNKVYHQECEYDSVEVFSKLGDDILKKHGVFCGSKIPMPVISEGNAMRIVFTSDKNIQKSGFAAVFFTDMDECAINNGGCQHECHNTIGSYECSCHNGFKLHENGHDCKEGGCKYEITSPVGTITSPNYPEYYPARKDCVWHFTTTPGHRIKLIFKVFDMEPHQECAYDHIAIYDGDSPDSHTLGRFCGTKEPHPMIATGNQMFMVFKSDASVQKKGFLATHTTACGGHLMAGDTPKHIYSHARYGSHNYDHRTDCDWTIEAPLGKNVHLTFLSFQLEHEEDCTYDFVEVYSGLDASSPSYGKFCDSNITDIVSMNEALLIRFRTDDTVSNKGFSAAFVAVDRQDSEENLGGIDEEDNL, encoded by the exons GTGGATTTTTAGGGGATATTGCTCTGCCAAATGTTCAATACGAGACGGAATGGCGTCAGCAAAAATTGAACAAGAGTTATTTAGAAGAGCTCGAAAAATACAGAGATGAAGTGCTTAAAGAGGGTTTGCAGGTCGAAGAAGAAGGTTTAACAG aaattctcCAGTTTAAACATGGCCAGGGTAACGAGGAATCGGGTCAGGACGAGTTTTCATCATTGGACAAGCCAGTGGTAGTGGTGGAGGACAGAAATCAGTACAACATGGGCGCTGAGCCAACAAAATCTGGGGTCAGAGAGGCGAAACATCCGGAGATCAAGGACGATGACATTGAATTTAg ACTGGAAGAGACGACGAACAGTCCTGATAAATCTCGTCTAACTAACTTCATAAGCACTGCAAAACCTGGCTGGCAACCACCGAGAATCCAGGACTCAACAAGAATCCCCAGGACCAGACACTCGCATCACAGCCGTAGTGAATTGACAACAAAAGATCCGACGGATTCACTTGTCGATAGAGCTACGATTGACGTTACCTCGAGAAAACGTCAGCGTCGACATCATCGCAGAAG ACTGACAAGAAGACGCCCCCATCAACGTCGCCTGAAATCCCCGTTCCCCGGAGGCGCAGCACCGCAAAATGCAGACTCTGACATAGTTTCGCAGCACGATCGTCGTTTACGTGACATTGAATTCTACAATGAGCACAAGTCGAAGTTGGAGACGCACCAGAGGCATGGGGCTACTCGGAGTGCAGCCCCGAGTCGAAGAAGAAGAGCGGCGACAGCGAGGAAGGAAAGAGTTTGGGATCATGGAGTCATTCCTTacgaaattgatggaaatttttcaggaGCCCACAAGGCATTGTTCAAACAGGCCATGAGGCACTGGGAGAACTTTACTTGCGTTAAATTTGTGGAGAGAGTTAGCAGAGAACATCCCAATTATATTGTGTTCACTGAACGACCGTGCGG TTGCTGTTCATTCGTTGGAAAGCGTGGTAACGGTCCCCAGGCGATCAGCATCGGCAAGAATTGCGATAAATTCGGCATAGTTGTCCACGAATTAGGTCACGTCGTGGGTTTCTGGCACGAACACACTCGTCCTGACCGCGATCGTCACGTCCAAATAATCCGTGACAACATTATGACTG GTCAGGaatataatttcaataaattaacaaacGAGGAGGTGGATTCGCTTGGTCTACCTTACGACTACGACTCGATAATGCATTACGCCAAAAACACATTCTCAAAGGGTACTTACCTAGACACCATTCTCCCCATGGAGAATATCGGCAAAAAGAGGCCAGAGATTGGACAAAGGATTCGTCTCAGTGAGGGTGACATTGCCCAGACCAACCTGCTGTACAAGTGCCACA AGTGCGGGAGAACTTTCCAAGAGAACAGTGGTAGTTTTGGCTCACCAACGCATCCCAACAGCTCCCCACCAATGGATGATGAGCGATGCGAATGGCGGATTACCGCCACTCATGGAGAGCGGATTGTGTTGAATATCACATCGTTGGATATATTCAAAAGTGACTACTGCAAGGTCGATTATATCGAGATTAGGGATGGGTATTGGTACAAGAGTCCAGTATTAG GTCGTTTCTGTGGAAGTGGAAAAATTCACGAGCCCATAGTGTCAACAGGAAGTCGGATGTTGGTAACATACGTTAAGACAAGTCAGGAACGCGGTTATCGTGGTTTTATGGCAAATTACGAGGCTGTGTGTGGTGGAGACGTTGAGTTAGATGGCATTGGCCATCTGGAATCTCCCAACTATCCCGAGGAGTATCAATCAAGCAAGGAGTGTGTCTGGCGACTGACAGTACCCGACGAGTATCAGGTGGCACTGAAGTTCCaatcatttgaaattgaaaaccaTGACAATTGTGTTTATGACTATGTCGAAGTCCGGGATGGACACAATTTCGATTCACCATTGATTGGCCTTTACTGTGGGTACAAAGCTCCACCGGATTTACGATCTACGGGGAACAAACTTTTCGTTAAGTTTGTTAGTGATGGGTCGGTGCAGAAGGCTGGATTCTCTGCCACTGTTATGAAAG AATATGATGAGTGTGCTTTAACTGACCATGGCTGTGAGCACGATTGCATAAATACCTTGGGCGGTTACGAATGTTCATGTAAAATTGGATATGAGTTGCACTCCGATGGAAAGCACTGCGAAG atgccTGTGGAGGGCTTTTCGATGCCAGCAACGGCACAATCACTAGTCCTTCGTTCCCAGAAACATATccgggaaataaaaattgcatctGGGAAATAGTGGCACCACCGCAGTATCGAATTACCCTGAATTTCACCCATTTCGAtcttgagggaaataaagtTTATCATCAGGAATGTGAATATGATTCAGTAGAAGTTTTCAGCAAATTAGGAGAcgacattttaaaaaaacatgGAGTTTTTTGTGGATCGAAGATACCTATGCCGGTTATTTCGGAGGGAAATGCCATGAGGATTGTTTTCACTTCTGATAAAAA CATCCAGAAATCGGGATTTGCAGCTGTATTCTTCACCGACATGGACGAATGTGCAATAAACAATGGCGGCTGTCAACATGAGTGTCACAACACGATTGGTTCCTACGAATGCTCCTGTCACAATGGGTTCAAGCTCCACGAGAACGGTCACGATTGCAAGGAGGGCGGCTGTAAGTACGAGATAACGAGTCCAGTTGGAACTATAACATCACCAAATTATCCAGAATACTATCCAGCACGTAAGGACTGCGTTTGGCATTTCACGACGACCCCGGGACACCGTATAAAGCTC ATTTTCAAAGTATTCGACATGGAGCCCCATCAAGAGTGCGCTTACGACCACATCGCCATTTACGATGGGGATTCACCAGACAGTCACACGCTCGGAAGATTCTGCGGCACTAAAGAGCCTCATCCAATGATTGCCACTGGAAATCAAATGTTTATGGTCTTCAAGAGTGATGCATCTGTACAGAAAAAAGGATTCTTAGCCACTCACACAACTG ctTGCGGAGGACACTTGATGGCTGGAGACACGCCAAAACACATTTACTCCCATGCGAGATATGGCAGTCATAATTACGACCATCGAACTGATTGTGATTGGACTATTGAAGCTCCTCTTGGCAAAAATGTGCATTTGACATTCCTGTCTTTTCAACTAGAGCATGAGGAGGATTGTACTTATGATTTCGTGGAGGTTTATTCGGGGCTGGATGCCTCTAGCCCAAGTTACGGAAAATTCTGCGACTCG aatatcACAGATATCGTATCAATGAACGAAGCTCTCCTGATTCGCTTTCGAACAGACGACACCGTATCAAACAAGGGTTTCTCAGCTGCTTTCGTAGCTGTTGATCGTCAAGACAGTGAAGAGAATCTCGGTGGGATTGACGAAGAGGATAATCTCTGA